Proteins from a genomic interval of Bdellovibrio sp. GT3:
- a CDS encoding DEAD/DEAH box helicase gives MTPPLTTVDTFESFGLSAPLMDAMKDMGFSTPTPIQKQAIPLLLGGANDFIGLASTGTGKTAAFGIPLIENLDATIKDTQALVLSPTRELALQVAEQLALLGKKKGIRVVTIYGGASYRTQLDGIKRGAHIVVATPGRLVDFLEQKMIKLSKVQTVILDEADEMLSMGFKDALDFILSATHPDDAASNERAACRTWLFSATMSTEVRRITEKYLENPETVAVNKVGSTAETIEQVYYTVKNMHKTEVVSRLLQTLPEFYGIIFCQTKMEVADLSDTLSQRGFATDSLHGDKSQQEREATLRKFKSKQVKVIVATDVAARGLDIKDLTHVVNYNLPWDAESYVHRIGRTGRNGQKGTAITLVNSDQLTLLRRVMNTTKATFTKGVVPSADEVAGLKIKNVLDKVGAMKEEDASLQLAADLIQDLTQADDINFKDLSKEDLLARFIVAYFPDVFVKKDLILDYMGDRIPRELLPRDPNDNRFTRSRDGGGRDDRPRTGGGFRGNRGGFRGNRREDGDRPRFSDRSYQNDAPSEGAGARRSFRGADRDGGRDENRGNRDSRPAREGGASASFRGDRDNGGGSFRSRDNGGGERPARRPSFNSDTDESRGNRSERNDHPGIKRTRPSSGASASRRFRD, from the coding sequence GTGACTCCTCCTTTAACTACTGTCGATACATTTGAAAGCTTTGGTCTTAGCGCTCCGTTGATGGATGCGATGAAAGACATGGGCTTCTCAACTCCGACGCCCATTCAAAAACAAGCTATTCCTTTGCTATTAGGCGGAGCGAACGATTTCATCGGTCTCGCTTCTACAGGAACTGGTAAAACCGCTGCATTCGGTATCCCTCTTATCGAAAATCTGGATGCAACAATCAAAGACACTCAAGCTTTGGTTCTTTCCCCAACTCGTGAGTTGGCATTGCAAGTGGCAGAGCAATTGGCTTTGCTAGGTAAGAAAAAAGGCATCCGCGTAGTAACAATCTACGGTGGTGCTTCTTACCGCACACAACTTGATGGCATCAAACGTGGCGCCCACATCGTGGTAGCGACTCCGGGCCGTTTGGTTGATTTCCTTGAACAAAAAATGATCAAGCTTTCCAAAGTTCAAACAGTGATCCTGGACGAAGCAGACGAAATGCTTTCCATGGGTTTCAAAGACGCTTTGGATTTCATTCTTTCTGCCACACATCCAGACGACGCCGCTTCTAACGAGCGCGCAGCTTGCAGAACTTGGTTGTTCTCTGCGACAATGTCGACTGAAGTTCGTCGCATCACTGAAAAGTACCTGGAAAATCCAGAAACAGTAGCTGTGAACAAAGTTGGCTCCACTGCTGAAACTATCGAGCAAGTTTACTACACAGTTAAAAACATGCACAAAACAGAAGTTGTTTCTCGCTTGTTGCAAACGTTGCCAGAGTTCTACGGTATCATCTTCTGCCAAACTAAAATGGAAGTTGCTGATCTTTCTGACACTTTGTCTCAACGCGGTTTCGCAACAGACTCTTTGCACGGTGATAAATCCCAGCAAGAGCGTGAAGCGACTTTGAGAAAATTCAAATCCAAGCAAGTTAAAGTTATCGTAGCGACTGACGTTGCGGCTCGTGGTTTGGACATCAAAGACCTTACACACGTTGTGAACTACAACTTGCCTTGGGATGCTGAGTCCTATGTTCACCGTATCGGTCGTACTGGCCGTAACGGTCAAAAAGGAACAGCGATCACTTTGGTGAACTCTGACCAATTGACTCTTCTACGCCGTGTGATGAACACGACAAAAGCGACTTTCACTAAAGGTGTTGTACCTTCTGCTGACGAAGTGGCTGGCCTTAAAATCAAGAACGTATTGGATAAAGTCGGCGCAATGAAAGAGGAAGACGCTTCCCTTCAATTGGCTGCTGATTTGATCCAGGACTTGACTCAGGCTGATGACATCAACTTCAAAGATCTTTCCAAAGAAGACTTACTAGCACGCTTTATCGTGGCGTACTTCCCTGACGTATTCGTTAAAAAAGACCTGATTTTGGATTATATGGGCGATCGTATCCCTCGCGAATTGTTGCCTCGTGATCCTAACGACAACCGCTTCACACGCAGCCGTGATGGTGGCGGCCGTGATGACCGTCCTCGTACAGGTGGCGGCTTCCGTGGTAACCGTGGTGGTTTCCGTGGCAACCGTCGTGAAGATGGTGACCGTCCAAGATTCAGCGACCGTTCTTACCAAAACGACGCTCCAAGTGAAGGTGCTGGCGCACGTCGCAGCTTCCGTGGCGCTGATCGTGATGGCGGTCGTGATGAGAATCGTGGCAACCGTGACAGCCGTCCAGCACGTGAAGGTGGCGCTAGCGCTTCTTTCCGTGGTGACCGTGACAATGGTGGCGGTTCTTTCCGCAGCCGTGATAACGGTGGTGGCGAGCGTCCAGCGCGCCGTCCATCTTTCAACAGCGACACTGACGAGAGCCGTGGCAATCGTTCAGAGCGCAACGATCACCCAGGGATCAAAAGAACCCGCCCAAGCAGCGGTGCTTCTGCTTCCCGTCGTTTCCGTGATTAA
- a CDS encoding STAS domain-containing protein, producing the protein MEDQKSFNYSISHKNRMLVVSFTGEEMTPGVVPALEACRQEILSKEEVRQVVFYFQNIDRISTEALASFAQLQRDIRAKPADLRLCSMKSPLREKLLRMGIVRGLEVADDLKAALLSFPRAA; encoded by the coding sequence TTGGAAGATCAGAAGTCGTTTAATTACAGTATAAGTCATAAGAACAGGATGCTCGTGGTGTCCTTTACCGGAGAGGAAATGACTCCCGGGGTGGTGCCAGCACTGGAAGCCTGTCGTCAGGAAATTCTTTCCAAAGAGGAAGTGCGCCAGGTCGTGTTCTATTTTCAAAACATTGACCGAATTTCGACGGAGGCCTTAGCAAGTTTTGCCCAATTGCAAAGGGACATTCGCGCAAAACCGGCGGACTTGAGGCTTTGCTCAATGAAGAGTCCGCTACGTGAAAAGCTGTTGAGAATGGGAATTGTGCGGGGGTTGGAAGTGGCGGATGATCTGAAGGCCGCACTCTTGTCTTTTCCGCGTGCGGCATAA
- a CDS encoding TolC family protein has product MNHSKMRNLAAIVIATVITATSYAAKPSQPTSITINPRTLKTRLLENNVDLAVQMNNVFKAKDSVDRARRNLLPGINLGAAIDSSASFSLASVTMLLPFLLPSKWLDLRESQHVLNAQGESYYISQLNTYSSAYSLYSTIQGDIELRSILQFQYENYKKIEDMIQMAVDAGMREKSELLQVQAQTQMSKIQVSQMDVLILQEKAAIREMLALPLSTDIKIESFHIGSSSAEKEPLQKTVDLSLSRSPELRQLSSMLKATEAGKWSAFWSFLTGATYGASRGPTGAFADAEGSGSATFNFGNFLILKIGNRELDAIRLQKKQIDFDQAKMVETTVGSLRESQMQLSLARQAEENLEALYDAELQKFQMGATDLLHVLSAGNNLTAAYTNRVKAQTNLDTLRVGLHRMMITDHFGLIQKCQIYKKGTGGLTGKLGRIFNPKKDSMSLDQACGPQVSEN; this is encoded by the coding sequence ATGAATCATTCCAAAATGAGAAATTTGGCAGCTATCGTAATCGCGACGGTTATCACCGCAACTTCTTACGCGGCGAAACCATCGCAACCAACTTCTATCACCATCAACCCACGCACTTTGAAAACACGTTTGCTTGAAAACAACGTGGATCTTGCAGTGCAAATGAACAATGTCTTCAAAGCAAAAGACTCTGTGGATCGCGCCCGCCGCAATCTGCTTCCGGGTATCAACCTGGGCGCAGCCATTGACAGCAGTGCGAGCTTTTCACTGGCTTCAGTAACTATGCTTTTGCCATTCCTGCTTCCAAGCAAATGGCTGGATCTGCGCGAAAGCCAGCATGTTCTGAATGCACAGGGTGAGTCTTACTACATCTCCCAATTGAATACTTATTCCTCCGCTTACTCTTTGTATTCAACGATCCAGGGTGACATTGAACTTCGTTCGATTCTTCAGTTCCAATACGAGAACTACAAAAAGATCGAAGACATGATCCAAATGGCTGTGGATGCCGGCATGAGAGAAAAATCTGAACTTTTGCAAGTTCAGGCGCAAACTCAAATGTCCAAAATCCAAGTATCACAAATGGACGTTTTGATCCTTCAGGAAAAAGCGGCGATCCGCGAAATGCTGGCTTTGCCACTTTCCACGGATATCAAAATTGAATCTTTCCACATCGGCTCCTCCTCTGCTGAAAAAGAACCTTTGCAAAAAACTGTGGACCTGTCCTTGTCCCGCTCACCGGAACTTCGTCAGCTTTCCTCTATGCTAAAAGCAACTGAAGCCGGCAAATGGAGTGCCTTCTGGTCGTTCCTGACGGGCGCAACTTACGGCGCATCCCGCGGCCCTACGGGTGCTTTTGCGGATGCTGAAGGCAGTGGTTCTGCAACTTTCAATTTCGGTAACTTCCTGATCCTAAAAATCGGTAACCGCGAATTGGATGCAATCCGTCTGCAAAAGAAACAGATCGACTTTGACCAGGCTAAAATGGTTGAGACGACTGTGGGTTCATTGCGTGAAAGCCAAATGCAATTGTCGTTGGCAAGACAGGCTGAAGAAAACCTGGAAGCTTTGTACGATGCGGAACTTCAAAAATTCCAAATGGGCGCGACAGATTTGTTGCACGTTTTAAGTGCAGGGAACAACCTGACTGCTGCTTATACGAATCGTGTAAAAGCTCAGACAAACCTGGACACATTGCGCGTCGGCTTGCACCGCATGATGATTACCGACCACTTCGGCTTGATCCAAAAGTGCCAAATCTATAAAAAAGGCACTGGCGGTCTTACAGGTAAATTGGGACGCATTTTCAATCCTAAAAAGGACAGCATGTCCTTGGACCAAGCTTGTGGTCCGCAAGTCAGCGAAAATTAG
- a CDS encoding asparaginase domain-containing protein, translating to MGTPVQDVVIITTGGTIEKTYNEFDGSLENRGTSIKNRILSKLRLPYTNISVYPLLSKDSLYMNDEDRSLICATVKDQMQRGCPIVVLHGTDTMHISAEYCFKEIGNPNVPVVFTGAMIPMGFDDSDATQNVTEAMLAAKLLKPGFYIAFHNQIFTVPNVRKNREKGTFEQT from the coding sequence ATGGGAACTCCAGTACAAGACGTTGTAATTATCACGACCGGTGGCACGATTGAGAAAACCTATAATGAGTTCGATGGCTCATTAGAGAATCGTGGCACCAGCATCAAGAACCGCATTCTTTCCAAATTGCGTTTACCCTATACAAATATTTCGGTTTACCCTTTGCTTAGCAAAGACTCATTGTACATGAACGACGAAGACCGCTCTTTGATCTGCGCGACCGTTAAGGACCAGATGCAACGGGGCTGCCCGATTGTCGTTCTTCATGGAACCGATACCATGCATATTTCCGCAGAATACTGTTTCAAGGAAATTGGAAATCCCAATGTACCCGTGGTCTTCACCGGCGCGATGATCCCCATGGGCTTTGATGACAGCGATGCCACTCAGAACGTCACAGAGGCCATGTTGGCTGCCAAACTTTTGAAACCGGGATTCTATATCGCCTTCCACAATCAGATTTTTACTGTTCCAAATGTTCGCAAGAATCGCGAAAAAGGCACCTTCGAACAGACTTAA